In one window of Tripterygium wilfordii isolate XIE 37 chromosome 1, ASM1340144v1, whole genome shotgun sequence DNA:
- the LOC120003677 gene encoding DEAD-box ATP-dependent RNA helicase 1, with amino-acid sequence MEKAKKKKNVPVLPWMRSPIDVGQFEERPLHLIPCLDPRLKLALQNMGFSSLFPVQVAVWQETIGPGAFERDLCINSPTGSGKTLAYALPIVQTLSTRTVKCLRALVVLPTRDLALQVKEVFASIAPTVGLSVGLAVGQSSIADEIAELIKRPKLEAGICYDPEDHFQKLESSVDILVATPGRLMDHINNTKGFTLEHLSYLVVDETDRMLREAYQSWLPNVLQLTHAHDERLFPCANIFSPTTFGALKTIRRCGVERGFKGKPYPRLVKMVLSATLTQDPSKLAQLELHHPLFLTTGKTRYQLPEKLESYKLVCQSKLKPLYLVALLQNIGREKCIVFTKSVEATHRLCTLLNFFNDLEVNIKEYSGLQRQSVRSKTLKAFREGEIQVLISSDAMTRGMDVEGVRNVINYDMATYIKTYIHRAGRTARAGQTGCCFTLLSKNEVRRFDKMLQKAHDDSSTFHSIPSGSIESLRTVYASALQKLKETVESETSRKRKIGFRISRRPATMKEEHKSK; translated from the exons ATGGAGAaagcgaagaagaagaagaacgtgCCAGTTTTGCCATGGATGAGAAGCCCTATTGACGTGGGGCAATTCGAGGAACGCCCTCTTCATCTAATCCCTTGCCTTGATCCCAG GTTGAAGCTAGCTCTGCAGAATATGGGTTTCTCTTCACTCTTCCCGGTTCAAGTTGCAGTTTGGCAAGAGACGATAGGGCCAGGAGCGTTTGAAAGAGACCTTTGCATAAATTCACCTACTGGAAGTGGAAAAACGTTAGCTTATGCACTGCCAATAGTTCAGACGTTGTCCACTCGTACTGTTAAATGTTTACGTGCTTTGGTGGTGTTGCCTACCCGTGATTTGGCGTTGCAG GTTAAGGAGGTTTTTGCTTCAATTGCACCCACAGTTGGCTTATCTGTTGGTTTGGCTGTGGGTCAATCTTCAATCGCTGATGAAATTGCAGAGCTTATTAAGAGACCTAAGCTTGAGGCTGGCATTTGTTATGACCCAGAAGATCATTTTCAAAAGTTAGAAAGTTCTGTGGATATATTGGTGGCGACCCCCGGAAGGCTTATGGACCATATTAATAACACTAAAGGATTTACTCTTGAGCATCTCTCTTATCTG GTGGTTGATGAAACTGATCGTATGCTCCGAGAAGCATACCAGTCCTGGCTACCTAATGTGCTTCAATTGACCCATGCCCATGATGAGAGGCTCTTTCCTTGCGCTAATATTTTTTCCCCTACAACATTTGGTGCCTTAAAAACCATTAGGAGATG TGGTGTTGAAAGGGGCTTCAAGGGTAAACCCTACCCTAGGCTTGTGAAGATGGTTTTGTCTGCCACGTTGACTCAAGATCCAAGCAAGCTTGCTCAACTTGAGCTGCATCACCCTCTATTCTTGACAACTGGGAAAACACGGTACCAGCTCCCAGAAAAATTAGAATCCTACAAACTG GTTTGTCAGTCTAAGCTAAAACCTCTCTATTTAGTTGCCCTTCTACAAAAtataggaagagaaaagtgtATTGTTTTCACGAAATCTGTGGAAGCAACTCATCGGCTTTGCACCTTGTTGAATTTTTTCAATGATTTAGAAGTCAACATCAAAGAGTATTCAGGTCTACAGCGCCAGTCTGTAAGAAG TAAAACATTGAAGGCATTTCGAGAAGGGGAAATACAAGTGCTCATTTCCTCTGATGCGATGACTCGTGGAATGGATGTTGAAGGGGTGAGGAATGTAATAAATTATGATATGGCTACATATATCAAAACATATATTCATCGGGCAGGACGAACAGCAAGAGCTGGTCAGACAGGGTGCTGCTTCACACTGCTATCTAAAAATGAG GTAAGACGTTTCGATAAAATGCTTCAGAAAGCTCATGATGATTCTTCTACATTTCACTCAATTCCTTCCGGTTCGATCGAGTCGCTTCGTACTGTTTATGCATCTG CGCTGCAGAAGCTGAAAGAGACAGTTGAATCGGAAACATCCAGAAAGCGCAAAATTGGATTCCGGATTTCTAGAAGGCCAGCCACCATGAAGGAAGAACACAAGTCAAAGTGA
- the LOC120000758 gene encoding putative ALA-interacting subunit 2 isoform X1, with translation MDVDGGSTSDATTEVRSIPIHSGRSKAYYQFTQQSLPACKPVLTPKWIISTFLLLGVICIPIGLVTLQASRNVVEIVDRYDTECIPEAYKSNRMSYIKDSSILKNCSRILKVHKYMKAPIYVYYQLDNFYQNHRRYVKSRSDKQLLYGLKYNDTSSCAPEELNNGLPVVPCGLIAWSLFNDTFTFIHGRKELKVNRKNIAWKSDRDHKFGKKIYPFNFQNGTLIGGGNLDPNIPLSNHEDLIVWMRTAALPSFRKLYGRIEEDLDVDDVLDVHLMNNYNTYSFGGKKKLVLSTSNWLGGKNDFLGVAYIFVGSSSIIMAIIFTLLHVNNPRPYGDTSYLSWNMKSFPS, from the exons ATGGATGTGGATGGAGGGAGTACCTCTGATGCTACCACAGAAGTGCGATCAATTCCCATTCATTCTGGACGTTCAAAAG CTTATTATCAATTTACACAGCAAAGCCTCCCAGCTTGTAAACCTGTCTTGACACCAAAATGG ATTATTTCTACTTTTTTACTATTGGGTGTCATTTGCATTCCTATTGGGCTAGTTACTCTTCAAGCTTCCCGTAAT GTTGTTGAAATTGTGGACCGGTATGATACTGAATGTATACCTGAGGCATATAAGAGCAACAGGATGTCATATATCAAAGACAGCTCAATCCTCAAAAACTGTTCTCGTATATTGAAG GTGCACAAATATATGAAAGCACCAATTTACGTTTATTATCAGCTTGATAACTTCTATCAAAACCATCGAag GTACGTCAAGAGTAGAAGCGATAAGCAGCTTTTGTATGGATTGAAGTACAATGACACAAGTTCATGTGCACCTGAAGAATTAAACAACGGTCTACCAGTTGTCCCTTGTGGGTTGATAGCATGGAGTTTGTTCAATGATACATTTACATTTATTCATGGGAGAAAAGAATTGAAGGTAAACAGGAAGAACATTGCGTGGAAGAGTGACCGTGATCACAAATTTGGGAAGAAAATTTACCCTTTTAATTTCCAGAATGGGACCTTGATTGGCGGGGGAAATCTTGATCCCAACATTCCA CTTAGCAATCATGAGGATCTTATTGTATGGATGCGTACTGCTGCCCTTCCAAGCTTCCGCAAGTTGTATGGTAGAATTGAAGAGGATTTGGATGTAGACGATGTTTTAGATGTACACCTAATGAACAACTACAACACGTACAGCTTTGGAGGTAAAAAGAAGCTTGTCCTTTCAACATCAAACTGGTTGGGTGGAAAGAATGACTTCCTTGGAGTTGCCTACATCTTTGTTGGTTCTTCTTCTATAATCATGGCCATTATCTTCACGCTGCTTCATGTGAATAATCCAAG GCCTTATGGGGACACAAGTTATTTGTCGtggaacatgaaaagctttccTAGTTGA
- the LOC120000758 gene encoding putative ALA-interacting subunit 2 isoform X2 encodes MDVDGGSTSDATTEVRSIPIHSGRSKAYYQFTQQSLPACKPVLTPKWIISTFLLLGVICIPIGLVTLQASRNVVEIVDRYDTECIPEAYKSNRMSYIKDSSILKNCSRILKVHKYMKAPIYVYYQLDNFYQNHRRYVKSRSDKQLLYGLKYNDTSSCAPEELNNGLPVVPCGLIAWSLFNDTFTFIHGRKELKVNRKNIAWKSDRDHKFGKKIYPFNFQNGTLIGGGNLDPNIPQS; translated from the exons ATGGATGTGGATGGAGGGAGTACCTCTGATGCTACCACAGAAGTGCGATCAATTCCCATTCATTCTGGACGTTCAAAAG CTTATTATCAATTTACACAGCAAAGCCTCCCAGCTTGTAAACCTGTCTTGACACCAAAATGG ATTATTTCTACTTTTTTACTATTGGGTGTCATTTGCATTCCTATTGGGCTAGTTACTCTTCAAGCTTCCCGTAAT GTTGTTGAAATTGTGGACCGGTATGATACTGAATGTATACCTGAGGCATATAAGAGCAACAGGATGTCATATATCAAAGACAGCTCAATCCTCAAAAACTGTTCTCGTATATTGAAG GTGCACAAATATATGAAAGCACCAATTTACGTTTATTATCAGCTTGATAACTTCTATCAAAACCATCGAag GTACGTCAAGAGTAGAAGCGATAAGCAGCTTTTGTATGGATTGAAGTACAATGACACAAGTTCATGTGCACCTGAAGAATTAAACAACGGTCTACCAGTTGTCCCTTGTGGGTTGATAGCATGGAGTTTGTTCAATGATACATTTACATTTATTCATGGGAGAAAAGAATTGAAGGTAAACAGGAAGAACATTGCGTGGAAGAGTGACCGTGATCACAAATTTGGGAAGAAAATTTACCCTTTTAATTTCCAGAATGGGACCTTGATTGGCGGGGGAAATCTTGATCCCAACATTCCA CAATCATGA